The Montipora capricornis isolate CH-2021 chromosome 3, ASM3666992v2, whole genome shotgun sequence genome includes the window tacgaaacgttaagcttttataaaaaaaactatgcagttcaagcaaatgttaatttgtaaccgctgtttgtgttttgtGATTATAGTGAGTTTGTTATGAGTCCCATCTGGTATTGAGCTCATCGTCTAGAGCCGCGGGGAATATTTATATTGTTCTTCGTCTAGAAACACAAGATAGTTGTATTAAGGTTAAACTTTATTTCTCTTTGTGCTTAATCGACAGGTTCATCGCATCTCCGTATTCAAGGGCCCGCAGGGCTACCGGCAGTAAATGATGGATTGCAAGAGAAGCGAGAAAACGAGGGGCCGAAAGGATCGATAGGTTAGGATTCGTTCATTTCGTTAGGAGATGTAGTGGGTTCAATTTCTTGACACTGATGTCTTAAAAAATCAAGCAAACATTTCGGTTCGTTTGTTAGATTTTGCtaacaaaaatgttttcttgatCATATCACTTGACTGTCGACGAAGTAGCATCTCTCTTAGTTCAGTGTCAAAGCCAAAAAACAAACGTCTAAATGCGGCCCAGTTAAATTAACGTTTGTTTTGTCCATAATTCGATACTGATGGTAATTGTACTATACACTGGAGTAAAGTGATTAGAGAAAACAATCGATAAggaaaagaacagaaaaatacTCGAAAGTCAAACGAAACGAGAATAAAACATACGTTTTAGGATTTCGATTTACACCCGGGCTGGATCCACTCGTACCCTAGTcccagagatttttttttttttagccgcGAGAGAACTGCAAAGCGGTGAAGACGAGTCGTGAAGCGTCGAGAagacctctggttaccttggacttgaatctcaaattccatgcagacgccagctgtcaaacgcgTCAAATTCATTATTACAAAAAggaccaatggcaacttagcaatcacgcGTCCCCTCGttattaccaatcaaacgaaccaatcatattgatttgcgtgtttgtaaaaatatcaaccaatcggagcctgagggtcagatcctgacactagcgtctgcatgaaagtgaaagTCCAAGAtataaccagaggtttttctcctctCACCGCTTCGCGTCTTGTCTTCACCTCCTCGCGGCTCTGGcgtggctcaagaaaaacctctggaacCAGGGTAGATCCACTCGCTGAACGAATCTATTCTGGAAAACTTCCTTGATTTACAACTGAtttagaaattaaaaacaaaataaatgaaactttatgcaaatttatgcATAGAAGATTTATTGAATGAATTATAAATCAAATACAAGTGCGGCAACATTCAGCtcttgaaaaaaggaaaaaagaagtcGGACAACGAAACAAGACATTTTGCGCTTGGGGTTCTCTTTCAACAATGACAGTAGCGATTACAATAGATTTTCTAGATAAAACGTATATTATATGATGAGAACTCTTTTATGTTGGATGTAGGTTTATTGATTATAATTGACTGtttttcttgttaattttcCAATCTCGATTGCACTCGTCAAGTGCATTTCGTAATTAAAGTCAGTAAAATAAAGTGATTTTTGTTATGATCCCCACATGGCATTGAGCTTGTCgactacaatcctggacaaaagtgttgggaaagTAGCATCACTTTAGAGATAACCGccctcccccttatcaatgttggattttccaggaagaaaatggtgacttttcttgcatgaagaactccaacattgaatatgggggaggggggcccaCAAGAGCATGGCATTTCCCAAATAGTACACCCGATAGTTCGAACAATCGAATTAGGTACGACGTGAAGTGATGaacgcaaccttcccaacaacttttgaccaggattgtaggtaATTCACGTACCCCTTAATATAATGTATTCAACATTATAATGAATGCAATATTAAGAAGGTTGATAAGGGATACCAAAAAGTATTTACCGCTTATCCTCTACCGCCGCTGTGAATGTCCATATTATTCTTCGTGTAATTCTTAAAGCGATAGTTGTAACGGTGAATCttaatttatttctctttttgtgCTTGATCGACAGGGTCATCCCATCTCCAAGTTCGTAGGCAACTACCACTTCCGCCGGGACCGCAGTCAGGGAAGCGAGAAAGCGAGGGACCGAAAGGATCGATAGGTTAGGAAATTGTTTCATTTCGTTGAAATCAGTTTGTTAGATTTTGCTAAAAAAGACAAATGTTTCCTTGATCATATCATTTCTATGGCCCGGCGTACGGCTATACTTGACTGCGAACGTAATAGGAATTACTCACCTGGTTCAGTGTGAAAGCCAAATAATCAAATATCCGACGTTTGTTCTGTTCAAGATACTGATGCTAAATGTAAAATAGACTggagtaaaattaaagaaaagaatcgataaggaaaaaaacagaaaaattaaGCTTAAGTCCAACGAAACGAAACTAACAAACATTCATTTGTATTAGCCTCCGATTTACACCCGGATAAACTGAGatttacacacaaaaaaaaattgaattgaaacaaatgcgaacttgtGCAACAaaaactttattgaatgaattaCTAAGTCAAAAACGAGTGAGGCAACCTGcaactgaaaaggaaaaggaaggcAAACAAGGTGAAATACGTGTTCGGGAGAGTAAAACTGTTCTAACAATTTCTATTCTATGTTGCCAAACAGCCATAGaattctttactaaaacatcacctaagagattcgcaaccagggaaagaATTCCCTGGTTggaaagggtgtttttgcaatttttggcactctAAAAGGTGAGCTAGTAGTTTTGGATACGCAAATGGTTCGCTTGggagttcttagaaggtaacttTCAGTGaacaatttctgaaatgaagatttcaacgcgttccaaactaatTTGTGGCATTACATTTTAGAGAAATTTGGTATAAAACAACCACAACGCACTGAAGAATTTTGCCAATACAGGTAAAGTTGAGTTTTCCATCGGGGAGAAATAAGGTCTCCGTCAAGTTCACACGAGtcacaatttaaaaaaacacaatACCGTCAAAAATcaccatttttttcttccaatgagCAAGCCTAAATACGTAAGAAC containing:
- the LOC138041328 gene encoding uncharacterized protein isoform X2, with translation MLTKTFYLLTCLLFLSMIESARGSSHLRIQGPAGLPAVNDGLQEKRENEGPKGSIGSSHLQVRRQLPLPPGPQSGKRESEGPKGSIGAKDWIALPPGIKLQVVDKHHSTQQDQ
- the LOC138041328 gene encoding uncharacterized protein isoform X1 gives rise to the protein MLTKTFYLLTCLLFLSMIESARGSSHLRIQGPAGLPAVNDGLQEKRENEGPKGSIGSSHLQVRRQLPLPPGPQSGKRESEGPKGSIVGAKDWIALPPGIKLQVVDKHHSTQQDQ